A genome region from Populus alba chromosome 3, ASM523922v2, whole genome shotgun sequence includes the following:
- the LOC118031033 gene encoding protein STICHEL isoform X2 produces the protein MSEMRFSDPSRLHLKKELTQIRKAARVLRDPGTTSSWKSARSAAAASTSASAWKHFENENAIQNGGTAASHSNNSSTHLGSHFKSVLNNNGSDKKVFLYNWKSQKYSSEESALPRNDADDNSESCSVQESLDDSLSDARNVGDSKSDTYLGETRSAAMIFRRRDANLVSPSMRRAMGVKKKGKKTNTRLDVLSRYQEKEMNLRRLLKGHPSMGLSLGLGRDAIVEQSDDTEEYSNSEDLRKISGASPLLLKLKHKNWSHSPSKFLRTSRKEDSSYCHSTPALSTSSCNKYRNRNPSTVGSWDATTTSMNDGDDEDGDHLDLPGRHGCGIPCYWSKRTPRYRGVCGSSCCSPSLSDTLRRKGSSMLCGSQSMYHRRLRSCSLSNKRRIGSRTGQAFLPLLADSGDGIGGSSIGTAHSDDELSTNYGELDLEALCRLDGRRWSSYRNQDGLEIVALNGDGEDEGTVQNIRSLSQKYKPAFFSELIGQNIVVQSLINAISRGRIARVYLFQGPRGTGKTSAARIFASALNCMSTEEIKPCGCCRECNDSSSGKTRDLWEVDGTDKKGIEKVRYLLKKISRGPPLGSSRYKVFLIDECHLLPSKMWLAFLKFLEEPPQRVVFIFVTTDADNVPRTVQSRCQKYLFSKIKDRDIVARLRKISNEENLDVELNALDLIALNADGSLRDAETMLDQLSLLGKKITTSLVNELVGDVSDEKLLELLELAMSSETAETVKRARDLMDSGIDPMVLMSQLASLIMDIIAGTYNVVYAKHGDSLIVTEAELERLKHALRLLSEAEKQLRISSDRSTWFTATLLQLGSTPSMDLTLSSSSRRQSSRTTEEDPSSVSKESNVYKPNSDAQYFPRRSSSPSSLYRAINGHSSHQAEYEFNAKPPRLMDNNTLSASLDDEMTGNKVFRYKNSDKLDDIWEKCIEKCHSQTLRQLLHAHGKLLSISEVDGALAVYVAFEDEDIKARAERFLSSITNSIEIVLRCNVEVRIVLVSDGLDSLIYANQSELQEGHRQTEATLAIERGGKANWSGPAGAVVGYSDLESQEESAKLSRGSFNDANAGEKQEMPMQRIESIIREQRLETAWLQVAEKGTPGSLSRLKPEKNQVLPQEDTYQQNQMESIDSATLSSPKWEDELNHELKVLKMQDQRVLHTDQIGKMVGYYPMSPSLLHGSSYVANGSKESLGYESSSAGGGCSGLFCWNNSRSNRAKVKGTPVGPRGRSGRFTLFGECAKQKKSESRNTR, from the exons atgtcagaaATGAGATTTTCTGATCCAAGCAGACTTCACTTAAAGAAGGAGCTCACTCAAATCAGAAAGGCAGCTAGAGTTTTGAGAGATCCAGGTACAACTTCTTCATGGAAGTCAGCTAGATCTGCAGCAGCAGCTTCTACTTCTGCTTCTGCTTGGAAACATTTTGAGAATGAGAATGCAATCCAAAATGGTGGTACTGCTGCTAGTCATAGTAACAATAGCAGCACCCATTTGGGTTCCCATTTCAAGAGTGTGCTCAATAATAACGGGAGCGACAAAAAAGTGTTCCTTTACAATTGGAAGTCGCAGAAATATTCCAGTGAGGAGAGCGCATTGCCAAGGAATGATGCTGATGATAACTCTGAGTCTTGTTCAGTTCAAGAGAGCCTTGATGATAGCCTGAGTGATGCAAGAAACGTTGGGGATTCGAAGAGTGACACGTATTTGGGTGAGACAAGGTCTGCTGCAATGATTTTCAGACGTAGAGACGCAAATCTCGTGTCGCCATCCATGAGAAGAGCAATGGGCGTCAAGAAAAAGGGTAAGAAAACTAATACTCGTCTGGATGTTCTGTCTAGATATCAAGAAAAAGAGATGAACTTGAGGCGATTACTTAAGGGCCATCCTTCAATGGGTTTGAGTTTAGGTTTAGGAAGGGATGCTATTGTTGAACAATCTGATGATACTGAAGAATATAGTAATTCAGAGGATTTAAGAAAGATTTCTGGGGCATCGCCATTGTTACTAAAACTTAAGCACAAGAACTGGTCACATTCTCCTTCTAAATTTCTGAGAACTAGTCGAAAAGAGGACTCTTCTTATTGTCACAGCACACCTGCATTGTCAACTAGTTCCTGTAACAAGTACCGTAATCGCAACCCGAGCACAGTTGGATCTTGGGACGCCACCACAACCTCAATGAATGACGGGGATGACGAGGATGGTGATCACTTGGATTTACCTGGTCGCCATGGATGTGGGATTCCTTGCTATTGGTCCAAACGGACACCAAGATACAGAGGTGTATGTGGGAGTAGTTGTTGCTCACCTTCCCTTTCAGATACTTTAAGGAGAAAAGGAAGTAGCATGTTGTGTGGTAGTCAGTCAATGTATCATAGACGCCTACGTTCATGTTCACTTTCTAATAAGCGCAGAATTGGTTCAAGAACTGGACAAGCATTTCTCCCTTTGCTTGCGGACAGTGGTGATGGCATAGGAGGGTCATCGATAGGTACTGCTCATAGCGATGATGAGCTTTCTACAAACTACGGGGAACTTGATTTGGAGGCATTGTGCAGATTGGATGGTAGGAGGTGGTCCAGTTACAGGAATCAAGACGGGTTGGAGATCGTGGCTTTAAATGGAGACGGAGAAGATGAAGGCACGGTTCAAAATATCAGAAGTTTAAGCCAGAAATACAAGCCAGCTTTCTTCAGTGAACTGATTGGGCAAAACATTGTTGTTCAATCACTTATCAATGCTATTTCTAGGGGAAGAATAGCTCGGGTTTATCTTTTCCAAGGTCCACGAGGCACAGGTAAAACATCAGCAGCTAGGATTTTTGCCTCTGCTTTAAACTGCATGTCTACTGAAGAAATAAAACCTTGTGGGTGCTGCAGAGAATGCAATGATTCCAGTTCTGGGAAGACCAGGGATCTATGGGAAGTTGATGGCACCGACAAGAAGGGAATTGAAAAAGTTAGATATCTTCTGAAGAAAATTTCGCGTGGGCCTCCATTGGGCTCTTCACGTTACAAGGTTTTTCTTATTGATGAATGTCACTTGTTGCCCTCTAAGATGTGGCTGGCATTTCTCAAATTTCTTGAAGAACCACCACAGCGAGTTGTGTTCATATTTGTAACAACCGATGCTGACAATGTACCTCGTACTGTACAATCACGGTGTCAGAAGTACCTCTTCAGCAAAATTAAAGATCGAGATATTGTAGCAAGGTTGAGGAAAATTTCTAACGAGGAGAATCTTGATGTTGAATTGAATGCCCTGGATTTGATTGCTTTGAATGCTGATGGTTCACTTCGAGATGCAGAAACAATGTTAGACCAGTTGAGTTTGCTTGGGAAGAAGATAACTACTTCTCTTGTAAATGAATTG GTGGGGGATGTTTCAGATGAGAAATTACTGGAACTTTTGGAATTAGCAATGTCTTCAGAGACTGCTGAAACAGTGAAAAGGGCCAGGGATTTGATGGACTCTGGCATTGATCCAATGGTTTTAATGTCTCAACTGGCCAGCCTCATTATGGATATTATTGCTGGGACATACAATGTTGTTTATGCCAAGCATGGTGATTCACTCATTG TGACTGAAGCAGAACTGGAGAGACTAAAGCATGCTTTGAGGCTTCTTTCAGAGGCTGAGAAACAGCTAAGGATCTCAAGTGACCGCTCAACATGGTTCACAGCAACTCTTCTACAGCTTGGTTCCACACCTTCAATGGATCTCACTCTGTCAAGCAGTAGTAGGAGGCAGAGCTCCAGGACAACTGAGGAAGATCCTTCAAGTGTTTCAAAGGAATCCAATGTTTACAAGCCAAACTCAGATGCTCAATATTTTCCCCGGAGATCAAGTTCGCCTTCTTCCTTGTACAGGGCAATAAATGGACATTCCAGCCACCAAGCGGAATATGAATTTAATGCCAAACCCCCTCGATTGATGGATAACAATACTCTATCTGCTTCATTGGATGATGAAATGACTGGAAATAAGGTATTTAGGTACAAAAACTCAGACAAGTTGGATGATATATGGGAGAAATGTATTGAAAAGTGTCACTCACAGACATTGAGGCAGCTTCTACATGCTCATGGAAAGCTTCTGTCCATATCTGAAGTGGATG GAGCCCTTGCTGTTTATGTTGCATTTGAAGATGAAGATATTAAAGCCAGAGCTGAAAGGTTTCTGAGCAGTATCACAAATTCAATCGAGATTGTCCTTAGATGCAATGTAGAGGTTAGAATTGTTCTTGTGTCAGATGGTCTGGATTCTTTGATTTATGCAAACCAATCTGAGTTACAAGAAGGTCATAGGCAAACAGAAGCGACTTTGGCAATTGAACGGGGTGGGAAGGCTAATTGGTCTGGACCGGCTGGTGCAGTAGTTGGTTATTCAGATTTAGAATCACAAGAAGAATCCGCAAAATTATCCAGAGGAAGCTTTAATGATGCCAATGCTGGAGAGAAGCAGGAAATGCCGATGCAGAGAATAGAATCAATTATCCGTGAGCAGAGGTTAGAAACTGCCTGGTTACAGGTGGCAGAGAAGGGCACCCCTGGATCATTGAGTCGTCTGAAACCTGAGAAGAATCAGGTGTTGCCTCAAGAGGACACttatcaacaaaatcaaatggAGTCCATAGATTC
- the LOC118031033 gene encoding protein STICHEL isoform X1 has product MSEMRFSDPSRLHLKKELTQIRKAARVLRDPGTTSSWKSARSAAAASTSASAWKHFENENAIQNGGTAASHSNNSSTHLGSHFKSVLNNNGSDKKVFLYNWKSQKYSSEESALPRNDADDNSESCSVQESLDDSLSDARNVGDSKSDTYLGETRSAAMIFRRRDANLVSPSMRRAMGVKKKGKKTNTRLDVLSRYQEKEMNLRRLLKGHPSMGLSLGLGRDAIVEQSDDTEEYSNSEDLRKISGASPLLLKLKHKNWSHSPSKFLRTSRKEDSSYCHSTPALSTSSCNKYRNRNPSTVGSWDATTTSMNDGDDEDGDHLDLPGRHGCGIPCYWSKRTPRYRGVCGSSCCSPSLSDTLRRKGSSMLCGSQSMYHRRLRSCSLSNKRRIGSRTGQAFLPLLADSGDGIGGSSIGTAHSDDELSTNYGELDLEALCRLDGRRWSSYRNQDGLEIVALNGDGEDEGTVQNIRSLSQKYKPAFFSELIGQNIVVQSLINAISRGRIARVYLFQGPRGTGKTSAARIFASALNCMSTEEIKPCGCCRECNDSSSGKTRDLWEVDGTDKKGIEKVRYLLKKISRGPPLGSSRYKVFLIDECHLLPSKMWLAFLKFLEEPPQRVVFIFVTTDADNVPRTVQSRCQKYLFSKIKDRDIVARLRKISNEENLDVELNALDLIALNADGSLRDAETMLDQLSLLGKKITTSLVNELVGDVSDEKLLELLELAMSSETAETVKRARDLMDSGIDPMVLMSQLASLIMDIIAGTYNVVYAKHGDSLIGTQNLTEAELERLKHALRLLSEAEKQLRISSDRSTWFTATLLQLGSTPSMDLTLSSSSRRQSSRTTEEDPSSVSKESNVYKPNSDAQYFPRRSSSPSSLYRAINGHSSHQAEYEFNAKPPRLMDNNTLSASLDDEMTGNKVFRYKNSDKLDDIWEKCIEKCHSQTLRQLLHAHGKLLSISEVDGALAVYVAFEDEDIKARAERFLSSITNSIEIVLRCNVEVRIVLVSDGLDSLIYANQSELQEGHRQTEATLAIERGGKANWSGPAGAVVGYSDLESQEESAKLSRGSFNDANAGEKQEMPMQRIESIIREQRLETAWLQVAEKGTPGSLSRLKPEKNQVLPQEDTYQQNQMESIDSATLSSPKWEDELNHELKVLKMQDQRVLHTDQIGKMVGYYPMSPSLLHGSSYVANGSKESLGYESSSAGGGCSGLFCWNNSRSNRAKVKGTPVGPRGRSGRFTLFGECAKQKKSESRNTR; this is encoded by the exons atgtcagaaATGAGATTTTCTGATCCAAGCAGACTTCACTTAAAGAAGGAGCTCACTCAAATCAGAAAGGCAGCTAGAGTTTTGAGAGATCCAGGTACAACTTCTTCATGGAAGTCAGCTAGATCTGCAGCAGCAGCTTCTACTTCTGCTTCTGCTTGGAAACATTTTGAGAATGAGAATGCAATCCAAAATGGTGGTACTGCTGCTAGTCATAGTAACAATAGCAGCACCCATTTGGGTTCCCATTTCAAGAGTGTGCTCAATAATAACGGGAGCGACAAAAAAGTGTTCCTTTACAATTGGAAGTCGCAGAAATATTCCAGTGAGGAGAGCGCATTGCCAAGGAATGATGCTGATGATAACTCTGAGTCTTGTTCAGTTCAAGAGAGCCTTGATGATAGCCTGAGTGATGCAAGAAACGTTGGGGATTCGAAGAGTGACACGTATTTGGGTGAGACAAGGTCTGCTGCAATGATTTTCAGACGTAGAGACGCAAATCTCGTGTCGCCATCCATGAGAAGAGCAATGGGCGTCAAGAAAAAGGGTAAGAAAACTAATACTCGTCTGGATGTTCTGTCTAGATATCAAGAAAAAGAGATGAACTTGAGGCGATTACTTAAGGGCCATCCTTCAATGGGTTTGAGTTTAGGTTTAGGAAGGGATGCTATTGTTGAACAATCTGATGATACTGAAGAATATAGTAATTCAGAGGATTTAAGAAAGATTTCTGGGGCATCGCCATTGTTACTAAAACTTAAGCACAAGAACTGGTCACATTCTCCTTCTAAATTTCTGAGAACTAGTCGAAAAGAGGACTCTTCTTATTGTCACAGCACACCTGCATTGTCAACTAGTTCCTGTAACAAGTACCGTAATCGCAACCCGAGCACAGTTGGATCTTGGGACGCCACCACAACCTCAATGAATGACGGGGATGACGAGGATGGTGATCACTTGGATTTACCTGGTCGCCATGGATGTGGGATTCCTTGCTATTGGTCCAAACGGACACCAAGATACAGAGGTGTATGTGGGAGTAGTTGTTGCTCACCTTCCCTTTCAGATACTTTAAGGAGAAAAGGAAGTAGCATGTTGTGTGGTAGTCAGTCAATGTATCATAGACGCCTACGTTCATGTTCACTTTCTAATAAGCGCAGAATTGGTTCAAGAACTGGACAAGCATTTCTCCCTTTGCTTGCGGACAGTGGTGATGGCATAGGAGGGTCATCGATAGGTACTGCTCATAGCGATGATGAGCTTTCTACAAACTACGGGGAACTTGATTTGGAGGCATTGTGCAGATTGGATGGTAGGAGGTGGTCCAGTTACAGGAATCAAGACGGGTTGGAGATCGTGGCTTTAAATGGAGACGGAGAAGATGAAGGCACGGTTCAAAATATCAGAAGTTTAAGCCAGAAATACAAGCCAGCTTTCTTCAGTGAACTGATTGGGCAAAACATTGTTGTTCAATCACTTATCAATGCTATTTCTAGGGGAAGAATAGCTCGGGTTTATCTTTTCCAAGGTCCACGAGGCACAGGTAAAACATCAGCAGCTAGGATTTTTGCCTCTGCTTTAAACTGCATGTCTACTGAAGAAATAAAACCTTGTGGGTGCTGCAGAGAATGCAATGATTCCAGTTCTGGGAAGACCAGGGATCTATGGGAAGTTGATGGCACCGACAAGAAGGGAATTGAAAAAGTTAGATATCTTCTGAAGAAAATTTCGCGTGGGCCTCCATTGGGCTCTTCACGTTACAAGGTTTTTCTTATTGATGAATGTCACTTGTTGCCCTCTAAGATGTGGCTGGCATTTCTCAAATTTCTTGAAGAACCACCACAGCGAGTTGTGTTCATATTTGTAACAACCGATGCTGACAATGTACCTCGTACTGTACAATCACGGTGTCAGAAGTACCTCTTCAGCAAAATTAAAGATCGAGATATTGTAGCAAGGTTGAGGAAAATTTCTAACGAGGAGAATCTTGATGTTGAATTGAATGCCCTGGATTTGATTGCTTTGAATGCTGATGGTTCACTTCGAGATGCAGAAACAATGTTAGACCAGTTGAGTTTGCTTGGGAAGAAGATAACTACTTCTCTTGTAAATGAATTG GTGGGGGATGTTTCAGATGAGAAATTACTGGAACTTTTGGAATTAGCAATGTCTTCAGAGACTGCTGAAACAGTGAAAAGGGCCAGGGATTTGATGGACTCTGGCATTGATCCAATGGTTTTAATGTCTCAACTGGCCAGCCTCATTATGGATATTATTGCTGGGACATACAATGTTGTTTATGCCAAGCATGGTGATTCACTCATTGGTACGCAGAATT TGACTGAAGCAGAACTGGAGAGACTAAAGCATGCTTTGAGGCTTCTTTCAGAGGCTGAGAAACAGCTAAGGATCTCAAGTGACCGCTCAACATGGTTCACAGCAACTCTTCTACAGCTTGGTTCCACACCTTCAATGGATCTCACTCTGTCAAGCAGTAGTAGGAGGCAGAGCTCCAGGACAACTGAGGAAGATCCTTCAAGTGTTTCAAAGGAATCCAATGTTTACAAGCCAAACTCAGATGCTCAATATTTTCCCCGGAGATCAAGTTCGCCTTCTTCCTTGTACAGGGCAATAAATGGACATTCCAGCCACCAAGCGGAATATGAATTTAATGCCAAACCCCCTCGATTGATGGATAACAATACTCTATCTGCTTCATTGGATGATGAAATGACTGGAAATAAGGTATTTAGGTACAAAAACTCAGACAAGTTGGATGATATATGGGAGAAATGTATTGAAAAGTGTCACTCACAGACATTGAGGCAGCTTCTACATGCTCATGGAAAGCTTCTGTCCATATCTGAAGTGGATG GAGCCCTTGCTGTTTATGTTGCATTTGAAGATGAAGATATTAAAGCCAGAGCTGAAAGGTTTCTGAGCAGTATCACAAATTCAATCGAGATTGTCCTTAGATGCAATGTAGAGGTTAGAATTGTTCTTGTGTCAGATGGTCTGGATTCTTTGATTTATGCAAACCAATCTGAGTTACAAGAAGGTCATAGGCAAACAGAAGCGACTTTGGCAATTGAACGGGGTGGGAAGGCTAATTGGTCTGGACCGGCTGGTGCAGTAGTTGGTTATTCAGATTTAGAATCACAAGAAGAATCCGCAAAATTATCCAGAGGAAGCTTTAATGATGCCAATGCTGGAGAGAAGCAGGAAATGCCGATGCAGAGAATAGAATCAATTATCCGTGAGCAGAGGTTAGAAACTGCCTGGTTACAGGTGGCAGAGAAGGGCACCCCTGGATCATTGAGTCGTCTGAAACCTGAGAAGAATCAGGTGTTGCCTCAAGAGGACACttatcaacaaaatcaaatggAGTCCATAGATTC